From Solidesulfovibrio fructosivorans JJ]:
TGCTGGGGCTGGCCGAGGCCGTGTCCATCGCCCGGGCCGTGGCCACCCGCTCCCACCAGCACATCGACAACAGCCAGGAATTCATCGGCCAGGGCCTGGCCAACGTCGTGGGCAGCTTCTTCTCGGCCTACGCCACCTCGGGATCGTTCACCCGCACGGGCGTCAACTTCGACGCCGGAGCCAAGACCCCGCTGGCCGCCGTGTTCTCGGCCGTGTTCCTGGCCGCCATCGTGCTGCTCATCGCCCCGCTCTCGGCCGCCCTGCCCATCGCCTCCATGGCCGGCGTCATCCTGGTCGTGGCCGCCGGGCTCATCAACATCCCGGCCATCCGCCACATCGTGAAAACGGACAAGGGCGAGGCCGGGGTGCTTCTGGCCACGCTTCTGGCCACGCTTTTTACGGAGCTCCAATTCGCCATCTACGCCGGCGTGATCCTGTCGCTCCTGCTCTACCTGCGCCGCACCAGCCATCCCCACTTCATCACCCTGGCCCCGGACCCGGACTCGCCCCACCGGGCGCTGGTCAACGTGCGCCGCCGCCCCCTGCCCGAGTGCCCGCAACTCAAGATCCTGCGCCTGGACGGCTCGATCTTTTTCGGCGCGGTCAACCATATCGCCGAGGAACTGCACCGCATCGCCGAAAAAAGCCCGGAACAGTGCCACATCCTCATCCTCGGCTCGGGCATCAATTTCATCGATGCCGGCGGCTGCCACATGCTGTTTCACGAGGCCGGGACCATGCGGCTTTCGGGACGGGAAATCTTTTTCTGCTCGCTCAAGTCGGAAGTGCTGGAGCTGCTGCGGCGTGGCGGCTGCCTGGCCCGCATCGGGCCGCAAAATGTCTTTCCGGACAAATCCACGGCTATCGCCGGCATCATCTCGCGCCTGGACCCCGAGCGCTGCGCCTGCTGCCACACCCGGGTCTTCGCCGAATGCGCCGCCCGCCCGGGTGGAGAAGAGGAGGGAGAGGTGAGGAAAGAGATGGAGGCCGCCGGGGGGAAACCTTTCTGAAGAAAGGTTTCCCCCCGGACCCCCTTTCCAAAGACTTTTAACAATTACAGCGAGCCATCCGCACACCAGCTGTAATCACTGAAAAATTGAGGAAGGGGAGAGCGCGAGAGGGGCTACTGCCCTTTTTAAAGGGTTTCCCCTCTCGCATTCCCCTCTTCAACCGGCTTGGCGGCCGCCGCGACTTCCGGCGTCACGTCCCGGGCTTCCGTGGCGGCCCGGAAATCCCGCACCGCCTTGCCCAGGTCGTGTCCCACGTTGGCCAGTTTGCCCGGCCCGAAGATGATGAGGACCACGCCGAGGATAAGCAGCAGATGGATGGGTTCGAACAGCCCTGCGAACATGATGACGCCTCCTTTTTTCTTTTCATACCATAAAAGTCTCCTCCCGACCTTTCCCCTGCATGACAATACGGCAAGACGGGAGACGATACTGGCGGCTCTAGCCCGGTTCCGTATCCCGCGTCTGTCGCCGTCCCGACCCGCCATGCCGCGAAACGGACAAATCGCGCCTCTGGCGGGAAGGCGACGCTTGGGGTAGAAGCCCCCATGCGCGAGACGACTTCCGCCCCGGTGCTCGAAGTGACCGGGGCACGCAAAAATTTCGGGACGTTTACGGCCGTGGACGGCGTGAGCTTCTCCGTGGCGCGCGGAGAATGTTTCGGCCTGCTCGGGCCGAACGGCGCGGGCAAGACCACCACCATCCGCATGATCTACGGTTTCTCGCCCTTAAGCGGCGGGAACATCCGCGTCTTCGGCCTGGACGTGGCCACGGCCTTTCGCCGCATCAGGGCCCGGCTCGGCGTGTGCCAGCAGGCCAACACCCTGGACCCGGACTTAAGCGTGCTCGAAAACCTGCTCGTTTTCGCCGCCTATTTCCGCATCCCCAAACGGGAGGCGCTTTCCCGGGCCGAATCGCTGCTGTCCTTTTTCGCCCTGGAAGGAAAAAAGCGCCTCAGCTACGAGGAGCTTTCCGGCGGCATGGCCCGCCGGCTCATGCTCGCCCGGGCCATCATCAACAAGCCGGACCTGCTCATCCTCGACGAGCCGACCACGGGCCTCGACCCCCAGTCGCGAAACACGCTCTGGGACCGGCTGCTCGACCTCAAGCGCCAGGGGCTCACCATCCTGCTCACCACCCACGCCATGGAGGAGGCCGAGCGCTTCTGCGACAGGCTGTGCATCGTCGACCACGGCCGGGTGACGACCGAGGGCGACCCGCGCGGCCTTATCGCGCGGCACGCCGGACGCCATGTGCTGGAGGTGGAGTCGCCCGGCGAGGACTTCGTCGAGACCGTCGCCCGCGAGGCCTGGCGTTTCGACCGGTCGGGCCGCCGGCTTCTGGTCTACGGCGACGACCGGGCCGCCCTGCTCGCCTTGCGCGAGCGGTTTTGCCCGGAGCTGGGCATGTTTCGTCCGGCCACCCTTGAGGACGTGTTTTTGCGCCTGACCGGCAGGGAGCTTCGAGAATGACGGCGGACGCCCGTTTCACAAGCCTTTTTTGGACGGTCTGGCGGCGAAACCTGCTGGTCTATCGCCGCATCTGGGTCATCAATTTTCTGCCGCCGCTTCTGGAGCCGCTTTTTTACCTGCTCGCCTTCGGCGTCGGGTTCTCCGGACTCGTTTCCGACGTGACCTGGCACGGCAGGCCCCTTGGCTTCATCCGCTTTTTCGCCCCGGCGCTGATTGCCGCCACAGCCATGTGGCAGGCCTTCATGGAGACGACCTACGCCTCCTTCGTGCGCATGTTCTACCAGAAGACCTACGACGCGCTTTTAGCCACGCCGCTGTCCCTCGAGGAAATCATCGTGGCCGAGATCGTCTGGGGCGCGACCCGCTCGGGCATCGCCGCCACGCTCATGCTCGCGGTTGTGGCCGGGCTCGGCTACGCCCCGAGCTGGCAGGCGCTCGCCTGCCTGCCCATCGCCCTTCTCGGCGGGCTGGCCTTCGGAGCCATGGGCATGGCCGTAACCAGCGTCACGGGCTCCATCGATATGTTCAACATCCCGATTTTCCTGATTATCACCCCTATGTTTCTTTTTTCCGGCACCTTTTTCCCCGTCGACGCCCTGCCCGCCTGGGCCGCCCATATCGCCGCCGCCATGCCGCTTTACCATCTGGCCGAGCTGGCCCGGGCCGCCTGCCTGGGCAGCCTGCGCGCCGCCTCCCTGGTCCACGCCCTGGTCCTGGCCGCGTTCTTCCTGGCCTTCCTGCCCCTGGCCCTGGCCGGCATGCGCCGGCGGCTCATTCGGTAGTATCCCCCGGCAAAGGCCGCGCCCCCGCCTAAGCGCGTCCGGCCGGAAAATGCCGACCCGGGCATCCTAGGATTCCGCGCGCTCCTCCTCCGCTGACGACGATACCGCCGACGCCACCCTCAAGCAGCTCAAGGAACGCATCGAGGATCTCGAAAAGCAACTCAAAGAGCTTGACGCCGACTCCATGCCCGACGAGGAAAAACAGGCCCGGCAAATGCTGCTCGAGACCCAGCTGGTCCAGCTCAAGCTCGAATACGCCAAGGCGAAAAACAAAACGGGCGGCGCGGGATCAGGCGGCGACGGCGTCGCCGGCATCTTCGACGCGGCGGTCCAGGCCGTTTCGGCCCGGATCGGTTGACAAGCGTCCCGGGGGAGCTTACAGCCCAACCAACACGGAAACCCTTTTGAGGAAAAAATGGACGAGCCGTACAGTAGTTGTCGCAATAACCATACGGTGTTGCGGATTCTTTTGAGATAACGCCTCCCGCCGACTCGGCCCGCGCCGACGCCTGCCCTCCCGTCCGGGAAACAGGTCGCCTCCGCCAGCCCCGCCGGATGGGCGGCGGCAAAGGAGGCGCCCGATGAAAGCATTCTTCATCCGGTCCCGTCATATCGCCTCGCGGCCCCTTTTGTGCGCCTGCCTCCTCGGGCATGCGCAGATCTTTCCCTGTTCCCGCAGGCTGTGCGCCGTTTCCGGCGGCGCCGCCCTGGAACCTCCCTCATTAAGCCTCCCGCCCTTCGCGTAGGGCCATGGGCGAATTTCGCCCGCTGACAGATTCCCTCATTCGCGCATCGTGTCCGCCGGCCGCGCGCCGCGGGCAGAAAATGCATGCGTCGCGCCCGTCGCGCGCGCGTTTTACCCATGAGGAGGCTTGCCATGAGCGAAGTCTACATCAGCTCCATGCTGGGGCGTCCCGTCATCGACCCGTCCGGCGCGGCCCTCGGCCGCCTGGAGGATTTGCGCCTGGTCCCGGGCGATTCCCTGCCCATGGTCACCGGGCTTTTCATCCGCGAAGGCCATGAACGCCGCTTCATCCCCTGGAGCGCGGTCACCCTCTTCACCCCGGTGGTGGTCTCGGCCGACCCGGACGTGGCCGGCCACGCCGACGCCCACCTGGCCGATTCCCCGGACATCCGCCTGCGCCGCGACATCCTCGACCGCCAGATCGTGGATGTGGACGGAGCCAAGGTGGTGCGGGTCAACGACCTCAAGCTCGTCACCCGGGGCGCGAACCTGCTCCTGGCCGCCGTGGACGTGGGCCTTCGCGGCATGGCCAGAAGGCTCGGCATGCTGCGCTTCTGGAACCGGCTGGCCGGGCTTTTCGGCGCGAGCCTCCCGACGCGCGAGATCGACTGGCGCTACGTGGCCCAGCTCGACCCCAACGCCGACCGCCTCACCCTGACCGTGGCCCGCGAACGCCTGACCGACATGCACCCGGCCGACATCGCCGAGATCCTGGCCCAACTCCCCCACAAGGAGGCCGGAGCCATGCTCGGCGCCCTCGACCCCGAAA
This genomic window contains:
- a CDS encoding magnesium transporter MgtE N-terminal domain-containing protein, which encodes MSEVYISSMLGRPVIDPSGAALGRLEDLRLVPGDSLPMVTGLFIREGHERRFIPWSAVTLFTPVVVSADPDVAGHADAHLADSPDIRLRRDILDRQIVDVDGAKVVRVNDLKLVTRGANLLLAAVDVGLRGMARRLGMLRFWNRLAGLFGASLPTREIDWRYVAQLDPNADRLTLTVARERLTDMHPADIAEILAQLPHKEAGAMLGALDPETLGETMGELDPELGVKVISQLDSERASDILEEMEPHEAADLLGDLPEEKAKELLDLMDADDAEMVQELLEHEEDTAGGLMNNLYASVPPAMTAEEAINYVRLVGAEVDNIYYVYVIRGDETPLGVVTLKRLLLAPPKTPVAEIMTVGLKAVSVDATPHDVMEIIAKYNLLAVPVLDDAGHMAGIVPADDVLEMFLPESVTRKRFAAL
- a CDS encoding SulP family inorganic anion transporter; translation: MEQCELPRPKTRGDRIKAALPHILPFLSWWPLVNRRTARADLWAGLTGAVIVLPQGVAFAAIAGLPPVYGLYAAMVPVVVAALFGSSFHLISGPTTTASLVIFANVSQLSAPGSPDYLNLVLALTLLAGIFKLGLGLARLGGVVNFVSHSVVTGFMAGAAILIATSQLGHFCGLTLPRGGSFLDTWIALISHLPDVNPRVLCIGVTTLFCAVAIRKLNPKAPALLLAMVIGSLVSMAINGPAHGVALVGALPASLPPLSLPRFDLDTLRILVPGAVAVGMLGLAEAVSIARAVATRSHQHIDNSQEFIGQGLANVVGSFFSAYATSGSFTRTGVNFDAGAKTPLAAVFSAVFLAAIVLLIAPLSAALPIASMAGVILVVAAGLINIPAIRHIVKTDKGEAGVLLATLLATLFTELQFAIYAGVILSLLLYLRRTSHPHFITLAPDPDSPHRALVNVRRRPLPECPQLKILRLDGSIFFGAVNHIAEELHRIAEKSPEQCHILILGSGINFIDAGGCHMLFHEAGTMRLSGREIFFCSLKSEVLELLRRGGCLARIGPQNVFPDKSTAIAGIISRLDPERCACCHTRVFAECAARPGGEEEGEVRKEMEAAGGKPF
- a CDS encoding Sec-independent protein translocase subunit TatA/TatB yields the protein MFAGLFEPIHLLLILGVVLIIFGPGKLANVGHDLGKAVRDFRAATEARDVTPEVAAAAKPVEEGNARGETL
- a CDS encoding ABC transporter permease, whose product is MTADARFTSLFWTVWRRNLLVYRRIWVINFLPPLLEPLFYLLAFGVGFSGLVSDVTWHGRPLGFIRFFAPALIAATAMWQAFMETTYASFVRMFYQKTYDALLATPLSLEEIIVAEIVWGATRSGIAATLMLAVVAGLGYAPSWQALACLPIALLGGLAFGAMGMAVTSVTGSIDMFNIPIFLIITPMFLFSGTFFPVDALPAWAAHIAAAMPLYHLAELARAACLGSLRAASLVHALVLAAFFLAFLPLALAGMRRRLIR
- a CDS encoding ABC transporter ATP-binding protein, which translates into the protein MRETTSAPVLEVTGARKNFGTFTAVDGVSFSVARGECFGLLGPNGAGKTTTIRMIYGFSPLSGGNIRVFGLDVATAFRRIRARLGVCQQANTLDPDLSVLENLLVFAAYFRIPKREALSRAESLLSFFALEGKKRLSYEELSGGMARRLMLARAIINKPDLLILDEPTTGLDPQSRNTLWDRLLDLKRQGLTILLTTHAMEEAERFCDRLCIVDHGRVTTEGDPRGLIARHAGRHVLEVESPGEDFVETVAREAWRFDRSGRRLLVYGDDRAALLALRERFCPELGMFRPATLEDVFLRLTGRELRE